ACGCCATGTCCGCGCATAAAGTCCACATCGTCTTTGTTTCGGATACCGCTTTCCGTGACGACCGTTTTACCCGACAGCTCGGGAAGCAGGTCTAAAGTTTGCTGGAGCGTGACTTCAAAAGTCCGCAGATTGCGGTTGTTCACGCCCCAAAGCGGCGTGGTCATACTGCGGCATTTTTCCAATTCGGATTGGTCGTGCAATTCCAGCAGCACGGTCAAGCCCAAATCGTGGGCAACGGCTTCAAAATGCGCCAACTGCGCGGCATCCAAGGCCGCCGCAATCAATAAAATCGCATCTGCGCCCCATGTGCGCGCCTGATAAATCTGATAGTCGTCGATGATGAAATCCTTGCGCAACACCGGCAGGCTGACCGCAGAACGCGCCTGTTTCAAATACTCGGGCGAACCTTGGAAATACACTTCGTCGGTCAACACAGACAAACAAGCCGCCCCTGCGCGTTCATACGCGCGCGCAATATCCGCAGGGTGAAAATCAGGCCGTATCAGCCCTTTGCTGGGGCTGGCTTTTTTGATTTCCGCGATAATGGCAGGCAAGTTTTGGGCGTGTTTATTGCGGATGGAAGCAAAAAAGTCACGCACGGGTTCGGCATCGCGCAACCGCGCTTTGACTTCCGCAAGCGGCACTGCCGCTTTTTGTGCGGCAACTTCTTGAGCCTTGGTGGCAAGGATTTTATTGAGGATATCGGTCATAAATGGCTTTCGGTCAATACATGGCGGAACCACGCAAAACAGCAGGCGACCCGATGCCGCTACATTTTGCGCCCTTCCATACCGTAAAGGGAAAAACGGTTTATCTTAACATTTACGAGGTCGTCTGAAAAACAGAAGATGGTTTCAGACGACCTCCCCGCGATGACAACACAACATACCTACCCCGCCCGCAACCGAAATCTACCGCCCATCCCGTCTTGCCGGTCAGAAAATCCGCATATGCTATGATGTTTCACTGCCGCGCCATCCAACCGATATCCCGCCGCACACACCTGACACATATCACCCAAAGGAATCATTTATGAAAAGATGGATAATAGGGGGCCTCATCCCGCTTCTCCTCATCTGGGAGACCAGCGTGGCTTGGCTGCATTACCAAGCCGTCCAAGCAGAAAAAGCATCCCAAAACATCAAACCCGCCGACATCGCCGTCATCCTGGGTAATTCCGTCAACAGGCGCGGCAAGCCCAATCCCTGCCTGCGCTCCCGAGTGGAAGCAGGTGTCGCCCTCTACCGTCAAAACAAAGTCAGCGGGTTGCTGATGAGCGGCGG
The DNA window shown above is from Neisseria sicca and carries:
- the trpC gene encoding indole-3-glycerol phosphate synthase TrpC, whose translation is MTDILNKILATKAQEVAAQKAAVPLAEVKARLRDAEPVRDFFASIRNKHAQNLPAIIAEIKKASPSKGLIRPDFHPADIARAYERAGAACLSVLTDEVYFQGSPEYLKQARSAVSLPVLRKDFIIDDYQIYQARTWGADAILLIAAALDAAQLAHFEAVAHDLGLTVLLELHDQSELEKCRSMTTPLWGVNNRNLRTFEVTLQQTLDLLPELSGKTVVTESGIRNKDDVDFMRGHGVHTFLIGETFMRAADIEAEVRKLF